The DNA window GGTCAAGCCATTTGAAATCCGTGAACTGGTCGCCAGGATAAAGGCACTTATCCGGCGTCAGAGTCCTGACAAGGCGACAGAAATGCATTGTGCAGATCTGGTCTATAACAGTAATACGCGTCAGTTTTCAGTGAATGAAAAAATTCTGTCGCTGCCCGCTCGTGAACATGACGTGTTGGAAATACTCATGTTAAAACAGGGCAAAACAGTCTCCAAGAATGCACTGGTCAATGGGATTTTCAGTTTAGGAGATGAGCCGAGTCCGGATGCGATTGAAATCTATGTACACCGCTTGCGAAAAAAATTGGAGCACTCTCAAGCCGCCATCATGACCTTGCGTGGACTTGGCTATTTGCTGAAGAAAAACGATGATAGTTAGCCTGCGTTTTCGCCTGCTGTTATGGCTGCTGATCCCGCTGGCGATATATATCATCGTGAGCGCAGCATTTTCTTACCGCAGTGCGCAGCAGACCGCCGATCTGATTCAAGACCGTGCCCTGCTCACATCAGCGCAAGTCATCGCCAGCGATATCACCTGGCTGGATGGCATACCGCAGGTTAGCGTCGATCCGGCTGCGCTAGAACTGTTCTCTTCGCCACAGCAGGATCATGTCTATTACCAGATCATCACAAGCAAGGGTCGGTTAATGGCGGGTCGCCCGGACTTACCCGATACCATCGATTTTAGTCAAACGACGCCAAAATTTATTACCCAACAATACGAGCAGCAGACTATTCGGATCGCCACTGAGGTACGCTCTTTGTACGATACTGGAAGCCGCATAAATATCGCGATTCGGGTAGCGCAAACTATGCGTGGCCATGATCTGATGTTGGCCGATCTTTGGCGACCGTCTTTGCATCGCCAGATCGCCATGTTAATTCTGGCTATCGCATTAGTCGTTATCGGTCTGACGATTGAACTGCGTCCGATTTTACGTCTGAAAGATGATCTCGCGACACGCGACCCCATGTCGCTATCACCGATTAAAGCCGCCCAGTTACAAGGAGAATTACGCCCCATTGTCGATGCGTTTAATCACTACATTCAGCGCCTTAACACGCAAGTCGCGGCCCAAAGACGCTTCATTGCAGATGCCGCGCATCAGCTTCGTACACCATTGACATTGATCGATTCGCAAATCCAGTTCGCCCGAAAAATAACCGATCCGACACGCCGCAGCGAAGTACTTGAAGCGATGCAGGAAAGCAGCCGCAGCATGGCCGACCTTACCGATAAATTGCTACTCTTGTCGCAGGCAGAGGTGGCCAACAGTCACGCGGTTTTACATCAATCGGTTGATCTGGTGAAAGTCGTCACGACGGTACTGGAAGATATTGTGAATCTTGCGCAACGCAAAAATATTGATCTGGGCATTGAGCGTCAGACGCCCGAGGCGTTGGTCATCGGCAATGAAGCCCTGTTCACAGCGATGATTATGAATTTGGTGGATAACGCGATTCGCTATACGCCACGCAATGGCAAGGTCACCGTTAGTATCAATGTAAACGCAGCTCCTAACACGGCAATAAATAACACGGGATTAAAGGTGCCGTTCGTTGAGGTCATAGTTGCCGATAATGGCCCCGGCATTCCCGCAGAGATACGCAGCCGCGTGTTTGAACGGTTTTATCGCCATGCTGCGCCTGGACAACACGGCACCGGGCTGGGCCTGGCCATTGTTAAAGAAATCGTCCTTGCAGCGCAAGGCGCAGTGACGCTGGGTATCGGTCCGCAGAACATTGGCCTGATGGTGCTAGTCCAATTGCCGCTGGCAACCTCAATTAAAAGCACTTAAAAAACACGCCGTTATTCACGGGAATTTAATCCAACCGCACAAAAATATTGCAAATCGGAATATTTTTACAAAAAAATCCGACGTATTTTAGCCATATTTGGCCACCGGCCATCATTGTTTATCATCTGGTTTGGAGGGAATTTTTATCCCTCCACCACACTTCCGCTCGTCATACTTCGCAATAAACAGTGTTGCGTAATTACACCAATCCATTACAAAACCATACTTTCGAAAGCTAGAAGAAAGCTTGGCGCTTTTATACTCGGCCACGCTGATCGAACATATCGCTCAGTGCAAACAAGCAAAAAAAACTTTAGCCATCAGGAGACGATTTTGAAAAAAACAGTATTCGCGCTAGCGACGCTAGCCGCATTGGGTTCTTCCGGCACTGCACTTGCGCAGTCTAATGTAACGATCTACGGTTTGATCGACGCCACCATTAGCACGACGAATAACGCCGACAGTAAAGGAGACCGCCTGACGCAAATACCGGTCGCATGGTTCAGTGGTAACCGCATCGGATTCCGGGGCCAGGAAGATCTCGGCAGCGGCCTCAAGGCCATGTTCAAACTGGAAGCTGAGTTCGTCGTTGGCACAGGCGAAATGGATACGCCGGGCGTTTTGTTTAACCGTGATGCATGGGTCGGTATGCAAAGCGACGATCTTGGTCGCCTGACGCTGGGCCGTCAAAACACACTTGCCCGGGACTTTGCACAGGTCTACGGCGACGCGTATGGCTCGGATAAACTTGGTCTGGAAGAAGGCGGCTTCACCAATAATAATAACTTCAAGCAAATGATTTTTTACGCCGGCAGCGCTACTGGCACGCGTTATGACAATGGCGTAGTCTGGAAGAAAGTATTTAACAATGGTCTGGTCGCTGGCTTAGGCTATCAATTTGGCGAAGTCGCGGGAGCGTTTTCCAATAACACCACCAAGTCCGTGGCGCTCGGCTACAACGGCAGCAATTTTGTGGTTTCCAGTTTTTATAACGAGGCAGATGTCGGCAACTCACTCAACCGATCAACGGAGCAGCATAAATCCTATTCATTGGGCGGTAGTTATTTCTTTAATAGTCTGGTGCGTTTGAACACCGGTTACTTTCATTACACCGCAGAGCAAGGCGCACTAGGCAAACGTAAAGACGACGCGTACACAGTATCGGTTAAGTTCACGCCACAAGGTCAGATGGATTATGAACTCGGCTATCAGGCAATGAAGGCCAAGAATGCTGCTTACAATGTGGCCGGTACAAGTACCCTCAACGCCTACTCTAACGCTAGCTTTTCTACAGCGACGGGAAGCGGCAAGAAATCTACGATCTTCGGCTCCGCTTTCTATCATTTGTCCAAGCGGACTGAACTGTACCTTGCTGCCGATTACATGAAGCTCAGCGATGGCTATCGTGTCGCCTCTACTAACGGATTCAAAAACCAAACTGAATTAGCAGCGGGTATGCGCACGCGTTTTTAATCGCAATACTTGCTCGTCATATGACGATCTGTTGTCCATCTTCTCTGTAGTAAATTTCAGTTCGATGCGGAGCCGCTCCCGCCGCATCGACGTTTTTTTGCAGCTTTGGAAGATAGTCCGATCAGAGTGGGCAATCTGCTAACAATAAGATAACCATATCCGACGATGCACGCCAGATTTTCTAAACGTGTAATCGGATTGATATTATTTTCTTCTGCGCACGCGTCATTCCCGCCAGCATTGCCCATGCAGGCAAATAGCAAGAATCTGCGCCTTCCCCTCATAACTAGGTAAATTGAAAATCGGCTATGTCTAGCCTAAGTTTCGTACTTCAGACTGCGCTTTGTCTTCCTATCCTTCTGGAGTGCACGATGAGTAATGTACCAATACGAATAACGTCTCAACGCATAAACAAAGTGCCAGAAATCGCGTTAATTTTTTGGATCATCAAAATGATGTCCACCACGGTGGGCGAAACAGCGGCTGATTATCTCAACGCAGATCTGCATTTTGGACTGATCGGCACCTCCGTTGTCACTGGAGCATTGCTTGTCATCGCATTATTTTTCCAGATTCGCGCAAAGCGTTACATTCCCTCGCTGTACTGGATCGCAGTGGTTTTAATCAGCGTGTTTGGCACGCTCATTACCGACAATCTGAGCGACAACCTTCATGTGCCGCTGGCCCTCTCAACAATCGTGTTCGGTATCGCACTTTGCGTGACGTTTGGTGCGTGGTATAGAAAAGAAAAAACTTTATCGATCCGTTCGATCGATACCGTTAAACGTGAATTATTTTACTGGACAGCAATTCTGTTCACATTCGCTTTGGGCACAGCTGCCGGCGACTGGGTAGCTGAAGGCTTGCATCTTGGCTATCCCTCTACCACGTTATTATTCGGTGCGCTGATCGCCGCTACTGCCCTCGCCCACTACGGTCTGAAAGCCAATGCTGCCACCTGTTTTTGGATTGCGTATGTCCTCACGCGGCCCTTTGGCGCTGCATGTGGTGACCTTCTGTCTCAACCCCTAAAAAACGGCGGACTAGGCTTCGGTACCGTAGGTATCAGTGCTTTCTTTTTGGTGACAATCATTGTTTTGGTAGCTTATCTGTCGGCTACCCAAAAAAACCGTGATAACCGACACACCCAACAAGAACAAAGGGCGAGGCCCGGATAAGGATCACGCCTTAATCAAAGTTTTAGCGGCGGCGTACCTTCCTTGAAGATCTGCTTCAATTGGCTGCGTAATTCTGGTGTGTCGTTATGCCCATGCACGCTGACTGCGTGTTGTACGGCGGCATCCATCAACTCATCATCGGTATCGGCGGCGATCGCCACTGAACAATTTGAGTCACTCGGGTATTCGCGGCAATCGATATATTTGCGTGCCATGATGCTCTCCTTTATCGTTAGATAAAATCTCAGCGAGCTGTGTAAAAGCACTAGCCAGCCTGCACCGAGACCGTTTGTCGTGCGCGTTGCGCCTACGGCCTTGCTTCTAATACAAGGTTAAATGGCGTTTCAGTGGCACGGCGAAAATGGCTGAAACCACCCTTGCTGACCACGTCCTTTAAACGCGCTTCACCTGCTTGCGCACCCAACCCCATTTGCCCATCTTGCGATAACGACGCAGGCGTGCAAATGAGGGTTGAGGCAGCGTAAAAAATACGGCCAACGGGATTAAGATTATCCTCCGTCAAGTCATTCGCAAACGGCTCGACGATCATCCAGGTCCCATCCGGTTTCAGTGATTGATGCACATGCGCAGCGGCACCGATTGGGTCGCCCATATCGTGCAGACAATCGAAAAATGTGACGAGCTGGTAATCATGACCCGGATAGTCTTTTGCTGCGGCGACCTCAAACTTGATGCGATCAGCGACACCGGCTTTCTCAGCCGCTGCCCGCGCAAAACGAATCGACGGCTCATGGTAATCAAATCCAACAAATGTTGACTTGGGATAAGCTTGCGCCATCAGCACCGTTGATGCGCCATGGCCGCAGCCGACGTCGGCCACCGATGCACCCGCTTTCAGTTTCTCGTCGACACCATCAAGTGCGGGAATCCATGCGTTGACTAGATTGGCCGCGTAACCGGGTCTGAAAAAGCGTTCGGTGCCATGAAAAAGGGCATGACTATGTTCGTGCCAGCCGACACCTTTTCCGCTGCGAAACGCGTCTTCGATTACCGGTAAATCCCTGAACATCGATTCACATACCTGGAAGAAACCTGGAATAAATACAGGGCTCGTATCGTCTGCAAAGCAGAGGGCTTGCTCGGCAGGAAGTTCGTAAGTGAGCTTGGCTGGATTGTATTCAACAAACCCCGCCGCAGCTTGCGCCGCCAGCCATTCACGTAAATAACGCTCGGTCAAACCGGTACTTTTTGCCAGATCGGCAGAGGTCATTGCGCCTTGTCCTGCCATCGCCCGATATATGCCAAGCTTGTCGCCCAGCACGATTAAGGCGGCCGATGCAACCGCGCCGAATTCGCCAACCATACGTCCCATGAATTGTTGCAATTTCTCTTGATCGACTGCCATGATGTATCTCCTCATCATCAGTCAAAATGCAGGTTTTGAATTGCGCGAAGCCGCAATTTTGGCGAGTGCCAACAACCATCAGAACACCTACTGGAAATTAAATATTAGGAATCAAAAAACCATTTGTCAACGCAGAATTCACGCGGATGGTGAAGCAATTAAATTGCTTTTTTATGCACTTTTTTGATGCGTTTTTCATTGCGCGTTCAACATCCATTTCTCTGCGACTACTTGTGCCGTATTTTTATACGTCGACAAAATTTCATGACGATGCAATGATGGCCCCCGCGCATCCGCCAATTTCAGCAGTCCCCTTTCAGAAGAAGGCATGACATGACACAAATCGCTATCCCGACAAACAACTTATCCATTAGCTGGGCAGAACAACCAGCACTGGCTGCGCAAATTGCCGAATTTTTTTGCGCGCACGCCGATGTCGCCTACATCTCTCATGCAGAGCTTCAGGGAGGACGCGCGTTGACGCCGCAAAAATGGCATCCCGATCTGTGGAAAAAAATCCATGCACAAGCGTTGCAGACGTTGCAGCACCCCGCCACTGATGGCAGCGCTGATGCGATTGCCTGCGCTTGGATGGACGATCAATTGGTCGGGATCGCTTTTGTAAGTTTTAGCACGGGCGATTTGCATAATCGATTCGCGGTACTGGATGACATGATCGTTTCGCCTGCCATGCGCGGCAAAGGCGTAGGCCTTCAGTTTATGGACTGGGTCGCAGCTAGCGCCAAAACCAATGGAATGCAGCGCATATTTCTTGAAAGCGGCATCGCCAATAACGGCGCGCACCATTTTTTTGAGCGTACCGGTTTCAAGCAAACATCGGTAGTGATGATGCGCGATCTTTAAGTCAAGAATAGCGATGCATAGCTATTCTTGGCGCGCTGGGAGCACTGCAGATCAATATGAAAATCGTTGCTCTGATGCACCTTGATGAACGTTATTCGGCAGCAATCTCGATCCGATTACGTCCGCCATCTTTGGCCAAATACAGCGCCGCGTCGCTACGAGAAAGGGATGCGGTAGCGTTAGCATCGGTAGTATTCATAGCAGTGATACCGATGCTGACCGTGATTGCAATGGTGATATCCCCATGCACCATGGGCGAAGCGGCAATCCGTTTCTGCAAACGTTGCGCAAAAAAGTTGGCGTCCATAACATTTGCGCCGGACAAAAACAACGCAAACTCTTCACCACCGACACGACCAACAGTATCGCTTTTACGCAGTCCATCGCGCAGAATATTGGCGAAATGTTTGAGTACCAAATCGCCCGTGGTATGACCGTGACGGTCATTGATCACTTTAAAGTAATCAATGTCGCACATTAGCACCGCGGTGCGCGTCCCGGTCCCACGCTGAAGCTCCGCCAACTCTTCTTCCATACGCATCATAAAATAGCGGCGATTAGGTAATTGCGTCAAAAAATCTATCTTGGCGAATTCCTGTAATTCAGTCTCTACGCGTTTACGTTCGGTCACATCGGTAATAAACCCCTGCCACAACGTGCTGCCGTCAAGCAAGCGGCGTGGCTGCGCACTTACTTGCCGCCAGCGCAATCCCTGACGCGGCAATGTCACCCGATATTCCAGATACCACGGCTGCAAATTCAACGCCGATACGTCTAGCGACGCATGATAACCCTCCAAATCATCGGGATGAATGATGGCATCGAGAAGCGCTACATCATCGGTGAGCTGTTTTGGCGTCAGCTCATAAATATCGCTGACACCCTCGCTGACATAGCGGAAACATGCATCGCCATGCGGCAATTGCAGATATTGATAGACCAGGCCGGGCACTTCATTGGTCAGACAGGTAATCAAATCAACGCTTTGCTGCAATCTCTCTGAAAGCGCCCGCATTTCGGAAATATCGGTCGTCGTCCCCAACATCCGCAGCGCGTTGCCATCGACATCGCGACTCACAACTTTACCGCGGCTCGATATCCATTTATAACTGCCATCCATGCAAAGAATACGATGTTCTACCGCATAAATTTCTGTCTTCCGATCAAA is part of the Glaciimonas sp. PCH181 genome and encodes:
- a CDS encoding response regulator; protein product: MKLLLIEDNPPLALWLTKILKEEKFTVDVAIDGVAADQVLQSENYDAVLLDLMLPKMNGKNVLRRLRERHNNVPVMILTASGSIDEKVDCLGSGADDYLVKPFEIRELVARIKALIRRQSPDKATEMHCADLVYNSNTRQFSVNEKILSLPAREHDVLEILMLKQGKTVSKNALVNGIFSLGDEPSPDAIEIYVHRLRKKLEHSQAAIMTLRGLGYLLKKNDDS
- a CDS encoding porin, which codes for MKKTVFALATLAALGSSGTALAQSNVTIYGLIDATISTTNNADSKGDRLTQIPVAWFSGNRIGFRGQEDLGSGLKAMFKLEAEFVVGTGEMDTPGVLFNRDAWVGMQSDDLGRLTLGRQNTLARDFAQVYGDAYGSDKLGLEEGGFTNNNNFKQMIFYAGSATGTRYDNGVVWKKVFNNGLVAGLGYQFGEVAGAFSNNTTKSVALGYNGSNFVVSSFYNEADVGNSLNRSTEQHKSYSLGGSYFFNSLVRLNTGYFHYTAEQGALGKRKDDAYTVSVKFTPQGQMDYELGYQAMKAKNAAYNVAGTSTLNAYSNASFSTATGSGKKSTIFGSAFYHLSKRTELYLAADYMKLSDGYRVASTNGFKNQTELAAGMRTRF
- a CDS encoding DUF1059 domain-containing protein — encoded protein: MARKYIDCREYPSDSNCSVAIAADTDDELMDAAVQHAVSVHGHNDTPELRSQLKQIFKEGTPPLKL
- a CDS encoding sensor histidine kinase, which translates into the protein MIVSLRFRLLLWLLIPLAIYIIVSAAFSYRSAQQTADLIQDRALLTSAQVIASDITWLDGIPQVSVDPAALELFSSPQQDHVYYQIITSKGRLMAGRPDLPDTIDFSQTTPKFITQQYEQQTIRIATEVRSLYDTGSRINIAIRVAQTMRGHDLMLADLWRPSLHRQIAMLILAIALVVIGLTIELRPILRLKDDLATRDPMSLSPIKAAQLQGELRPIVDAFNHYIQRLNTQVAAQRRFIADAAHQLRTPLTLIDSQIQFARKITDPTRRSEVLEAMQESSRSMADLTDKLLLLSQAEVANSHAVLHQSVDLVKVVTTVLEDIVNLAQRKNIDLGIERQTPEALVIGNEALFTAMIMNLVDNAIRYTPRNGKVTVSINVNAAPNTAINNTGLKVPFVEVIVADNGPGIPAEIRSRVFERFYRHAAPGQHGTGLGLAIVKEIVLAAQGAVTLGIGPQNIGLMVLVQLPLATSIKST
- a CDS encoding class I SAM-dependent methyltransferase — encoded protein: MAVDQEKLQQFMGRMVGEFGAVASAALIVLGDKLGIYRAMAGQGAMTSADLAKSTGLTERYLREWLAAQAAAGFVEYNPAKLTYELPAEQALCFADDTSPVFIPGFFQVCESMFRDLPVIEDAFRSGKGVGWHEHSHALFHGTERFFRPGYAANLVNAWIPALDGVDEKLKAGASVADVGCGHGASTVLMAQAYPKSTFVGFDYHEPSIRFARAAAEKAGVADRIKFEVAAAKDYPGHDYQLVTFFDCLHDMGDPIGAAAHVHQSLKPDGTWMIVEPFANDLTEDNLNPVGRIFYAASTLICTPASLSQDGQMGLGAQAGEARLKDVVSKGGFSHFRRATETPFNLVLEARP
- a CDS encoding GNAT family N-acetyltransferase; the protein is MTQIAIPTNNLSISWAEQPALAAQIAEFFCAHADVAYISHAELQGGRALTPQKWHPDLWKKIHAQALQTLQHPATDGSADAIACAWMDDQLVGIAFVSFSTGDLHNRFAVLDDMIVSPAMRGKGVGLQFMDWVAASAKTNGMQRIFLESGIANNGAHHFFERTGFKQTSVVMMRDL
- a CDS encoding diguanylate cyclase, with amino-acid sequence MPDLDMPSSDSNHFNIPPDIGLIAEINFPVDADRLATLSLVPSEVAVNEHHTLVATINLTLAHIAASASLDQTLLCIVNGVEGLHPDLAGAIFLPDDEGVYLRLGAGPRLPYDYIQAMADIDTDMALWAQQLATDVTNQNATEQNATENVDANLIWRSFCVLALQHSLYACLAIPIRSASNAVLGIFVGYADKPVVATEAYQQTIAGFIALAAIAIERIGAESKMHKAENTLRESETRIALAVEGSGTGIWDRNVVTGEMHYSAGWKAILGYPDVEIWHHISDSYTRVHPDDLAFVQAAMQAHFDRKTEIYAVEHRILCMDGSYKWISSRGKVVSRDVDGNALRMLGTTTDISEMRALSERLQQSVDLITCLTNEVPGLVYQYLQLPHGDACFRYVSEGVSDIYELTPKQLTDDVALLDAIIHPDDLEGYHASLDVSALNLQPWYLEYRVTLPRQGLRWRQVSAQPRRLLDGSTLWQGFITDVTERKRVETELQEFAKIDFLTQLPNRRYFMMRMEEELAELQRGTGTRTAVLMCDIDYFKVINDRHGHTTGDLVLKHFANILRDGLRKSDTVGRVGGEEFALFLSGANVMDANFFAQRLQKRIAASPMVHGDITIAITVSIGITAMNTTDANATASLSRSDAALYLAKDGGRNRIEIAAE